One Edaphobacter bradus DNA window includes the following coding sequences:
- a CDS encoding PAS domain S-box protein: protein MNALLVKDEALRNEALAQYEVLNTGQDPVLDDIARLAAQLCGAPIALIVLVGTDRLWLKSHIGINSTELSLGTLPCETTILGDTVYEVADARLNPDFAPDGIFLDKRPYRFYAAAPLSTPAGVNIGTIAVIDQPSRRLTSAQSSALSILARQVITRLELNGRIRQMDRAARARQRVESALTVERNFVSAVLDTVGALVAVFDTAGRIVRFNRACETASGYDFATLVGRYTWDRLIPRHEIPEAIETFEKLRSGAFPATFENQWLNRDGSLRRIAWSATALRDSQGQVAFIIATGIDVTSQRVAESTLRESEARYRQLVEGSLGLVCTHDLKGNILTLNAHGAETIGRSVDDVVGHSLAEFIAPERRGKLPDYYKKISETGEAQGLLHLLHTDGETRVIAYRNKLITTPGRTPYVLGFGVDISEQVRAEGRLRSLTHQSDSILESVGDGIYCIDLEGKVTVVNAAAAQMLGYKPHEMLGCVMHDLIHNKRADGSTYPSEDSPIGKSLATLSTVRASDEVFWRKDGTSFPVEYVARPLIDTHGPGGSSRAVGVVVAFTDTTERRALDRMKDEFISTVSHELRTPLTSLRGALGLLSGNALTGRPEKTQQMLGIAINNTDRLVHLVNDILDLERISSGKSELHRTMSSAEDLLRRAASLQQARGSRPVTRIFFAAHGVTVWADPDRILQTLNNLISNAIKFSPPGGEIHLTARNLDESEALIEVRDQGPGIPADKLEHIFDRFQQGDASDSRALGGTGLGLAICRSIITQHGGRIWATSTEGQGTTFHFTLPTKPTTNLR, encoded by the coding sequence ATGAATGCTCTCCTGGTCAAAGACGAAGCCCTCCGGAATGAAGCCCTGGCCCAGTACGAGGTACTGAACACTGGGCAGGATCCGGTTCTGGACGACATCGCCCGCCTGGCCGCTCAGCTCTGCGGAGCACCCATCGCGCTGATTGTTCTCGTCGGAACGGACCGTCTCTGGCTCAAGTCCCACATCGGGATAAACTCCACTGAGCTCTCCCTTGGCACACTGCCCTGCGAGACCACCATTCTCGGCGACACTGTCTACGAGGTCGCCGATGCCCGCCTCAATCCCGACTTCGCCCCCGACGGCATCTTCCTCGACAAGCGCCCGTACCGCTTCTACGCCGCCGCGCCGCTCTCTACGCCGGCTGGTGTCAACATCGGCACCATCGCAGTCATCGATCAGCCGTCGCGCCGCCTCACGTCCGCGCAATCCTCCGCGCTCAGTATCCTCGCGCGCCAGGTCATCACGCGCCTTGAACTCAACGGACGCATCCGCCAGATGGACCGCGCCGCCCGCGCCCGCCAGCGCGTCGAGTCCGCCCTCACGGTTGAGCGCAACTTCGTCTCCGCCGTGCTCGACACGGTCGGCGCGCTCGTCGCCGTCTTCGACACTGCCGGCCGCATCGTCCGCTTCAACCGCGCCTGCGAGACTGCCTCCGGCTACGACTTCGCCACGCTCGTCGGCCGCTACACCTGGGACCGCCTCATCCCCCGCCATGAGATCCCCGAGGCCATCGAGACCTTCGAGAAACTCCGCTCCGGAGCCTTCCCCGCTACCTTCGAAAACCAGTGGCTCAACCGTGACGGCAGTCTCCGCCGCATCGCCTGGTCCGCCACTGCGCTGCGCGACTCCCAGGGGCAGGTAGCCTTCATCATCGCCACCGGCATCGACGTCACCAGCCAGCGCGTCGCAGAATCTACCCTGCGCGAGAGCGAAGCCCGCTACCGCCAGCTCGTCGAGGGCTCGCTCGGCTTGGTCTGCACGCATGACCTCAAAGGAAACATCCTCACCCTCAACGCGCACGGTGCCGAGACCATAGGCCGCTCCGTCGACGACGTTGTCGGCCACTCGCTCGCCGAGTTCATCGCCCCCGAGCGCCGGGGCAAGCTCCCCGATTACTACAAGAAGATCAGCGAGACCGGCGAGGCCCAGGGTCTGCTTCACCTCCTGCACACCGATGGCGAGACCCGCGTCATCGCTTACCGCAACAAGCTCATCACCACGCCCGGCCGCACTCCCTACGTCCTCGGCTTCGGCGTCGATATCAGCGAGCAGGTCCGCGCAGAAGGCCGCCTCCGCTCGCTCACCCACCAGTCCGACTCCATCCTCGAGTCCGTCGGCGACGGCATCTACTGCATCGACCTCGAGGGCAAAGTCACCGTCGTCAACGCCGCCGCCGCGCAGATGCTCGGCTACAAGCCGCATGAGATGCTTGGCTGTGTCATGCACGACCTCATTCACAACAAGCGCGCAGACGGCTCAACATACCCATCGGAAGATTCACCCATCGGCAAGAGCCTCGCCACGCTATCCACCGTCCGCGCCTCCGACGAGGTCTTCTGGCGCAAGGATGGCACCAGCTTCCCTGTCGAGTACGTCGCGCGACCGCTCATCGACACCCACGGCCCCGGGGGCAGCAGCCGCGCAGTCGGCGTCGTCGTCGCATTCACCGACACCACCGAGCGCCGCGCACTCGACCGCATGAAGGACGAGTTCATCTCCACCGTCTCGCACGAGCTCCGTACGCCGCTGACCTCGCTCCGCGGCGCCCTCGGCCTGCTCTCCGGCAACGCCCTCACCGGCCGTCCAGAGAAGACCCAGCAGATGCTCGGCATCGCGATCAACAATACAGATCGCCTTGTCCACCTCGTCAACGACATCCTCGACCTCGAGCGCATCTCCAGCGGCAAGAGCGAGCTGCATCGCACCATGTCGAGCGCCGAAGACCTGCTCCGCCGCGCCGCCAGCCTGCAGCAGGCGCGCGGCTCGCGCCCTGTCACGCGCATCTTCTTCGCAGCTCATGGAGTCACGGTATGGGCCGACCCGGACCGCATCCTCCAGACGCTCAATAACCTAATCTCGAATGCGATCAAGTTCTCGCCCCCCGGCGGTGAGATCCACCTGACCGCCCGCAACCTCGACGAGAGCGAAGCCCTCATCGAAGTCCGCGACCAGGGACCCGGCATCCCCGCCGACAAGCTCGAACACATCTTCGACCGCTTCCAGCAGGGCGACGCCTCCGACTCCCGTGCCCTCGGAGGCACCGGCCTCGGCCTCGCCATCTGCCGCAGCATCATCACTCAGCACGGCGGGCGCATCTGGGCCACCAGCACCGAAGGCCAGGGCACGACCTTCCACTTCACTCTACCCACCAAGCCCACCACGAATCTGCGTTAG